A region of Candidatus Leptovillus gracilis DNA encodes the following proteins:
- a CDS encoding sulfatase-like hydrolase/transferase, whose translation MKSMAKDNTSSIQRISIHKVFQNRAFLSAILFVLFLYALEETFLSPRHIIYLWILRSYHAPILYRLQGFTEIIFSFLIVFLFLWLSFSSQIRVRIVYFLILSSATLVQYNYWNTLHRFITATDLNTARNSPPDLWLDSAALFFDPFAFIPITIYLLLFLWTKQSKRYGFKSFLLLSLFIVGANVTIYYVGQKDTPAPAIQSMFKTLTSAAFTESVVYLREEVPFQSDNAPQNNIVLIIDESVRGDRLGINGYHRPTTPYLEELAVKGKVHNWGTAVSSATCSMSSNIVIVAGLSTLPDDEKRADQNATIFQYAKAMGYQTYYFDAQTKYLWTGLRVDDLQYIDHWVNVKTLGEDLDADFRAADAVAEVIQQNTGNFIVINKKGVHFHYNDVYPPEQAIWTPIPSRKAYDDLAMVSNTYDNAIFYNVDTFFRRLIPKPQAVEQTIFLYTSDHGQTLIENGASWSHCGETKNEALVPLLLIGDFDNRLDVEYRASHYNIFATLLDLMDVPSEARIRDYPSSLFLMKASDSADRYYLGGNGQSINFDRPDEAP comes from the coding sequence ATGAAGTCAATGGCAAAAGATAACACATCAAGCATTCAAAGAATCAGCATTCACAAGGTATTTCAGAACCGAGCGTTTTTGTCCGCTATTCTCTTCGTGCTATTTTTATATGCGTTAGAGGAAACCTTTCTGTCTCCACGGCACATAATATATCTGTGGATACTTAGAAGTTATCATGCTCCTATTCTTTATAGACTGCAAGGCTTCACTGAGATTATCTTCTCCTTTCTTATTGTCTTCTTGTTTCTATGGCTTTCATTTAGTTCTCAAATCAGGGTTAGGATCGTTTACTTCCTGATTTTGTCCTCAGCTACTTTGGTTCAATATAACTATTGGAATACGCTGCATCGCTTTATAACTGCTACTGATCTCAATACAGCCAGAAACTCTCCGCCTGATTTGTGGCTAGATTCAGCGGCACTTTTTTTTGATCCTTTTGCTTTTATCCCCATCACCATCTATTTACTTTTATTTCTGTGGACAAAACAATCAAAACGATATGGCTTTAAGAGCTTTCTTTTGCTTTCTCTATTTATTGTTGGCGCCAATGTCACCATCTACTACGTTGGCCAAAAAGACACACCTGCTCCAGCGATACAGAGTATGTTCAAGACGCTAACCAGTGCCGCGTTTACCGAATCGGTTGTCTATCTACGAGAGGAGGTTCCGTTTCAAAGTGATAATGCGCCGCAAAATAATATCGTATTGATTATTGATGAGAGCGTGCGGGGAGATCGTTTGGGCATCAACGGCTATCATCGTCCTACAACGCCTTATCTGGAGGAATTGGCCGTAAAAGGAAAGGTGCATAATTGGGGAACTGCCGTTTCATCAGCAACTTGTAGCATGAGTTCCAATATTGTTATTGTTGCAGGACTCTCTACTCTTCCAGATGATGAAAAACGAGCCGATCAAAATGCGACTATTTTTCAATATGCCAAAGCGATGGGTTATCAAACTTATTATTTCGATGCCCAAACAAAATACTTATGGACGGGCTTGAGGGTTGATGACTTGCAATACATAGACCATTGGGTCAATGTAAAAACGTTAGGCGAAGACCTAGATGCAGACTTTCGTGCAGCTGACGCGGTTGCCGAAGTGATACAACAAAATACCGGAAACTTTATTGTCATCAATAAAAAAGGGGTGCATTTTCATTACAATGACGTATATCCACCTGAACAAGCAATATGGACGCCTATTCCATCACGAAAAGCATATGATGATTTAGCAATGGTCTCCAACACCTATGACAATGCTATTTTTTATAATGTTGACACCTTCTTTCGCCGACTTATCCCGAAGCCGCAGGCTGTTGAGCAGACTATTTTTCTATACACGTCTGATCATGGTCAGACACTGATAGAAAATGGGGCGTCTTGGTCACACTGCGGAGAGACAAAAAACGAAGCATTAGTACCGCTTTTATTAATAGGCGACTTTGATAATAGGCTAGATGTAGAATACCGTGCAAGCCATTATAATATCTTTGCCACACTATTAGATTTGATGGATGTTCCTTCAGAAGCAAGAATCCGCGATTATCCCTCCTCGTTATTCCTCATGAAAGCCTCTGATTCCGCAGACAGGTATTATTTAGGTGGAAATGGGCAAAGCATTAATTTTGACAGACCTGATGAAGCGCCATAG
- a CDS encoding sodium:calcium antiporter, translating into MVWIQFLITSAIVVWAAIKLAEYGDVIAVRTKLGGLFVGTIFLAGATSLPEMIASISSFRLGQPDLAAGNFFGSNMVNMVLLAIVDLVNYQVPLLRRVAVSHALTAALTTILMLVAVIFMLANISVMIGWVGIESILLILLYFGGIWMIQRENRGAAVVATAVAPEPAPGFPSLRRGALGFAAAAVVLMAAVPLLVSSTAAIAVLTGLSGGFVGTALLSVVTSLPELLAALAAVRIGAFDMAVGNLIGSSVFNMLALGFADFFYVNGRFLGDIDDSFVLVAVLGILLTNMALVGNLARVERKFLFIELDAVAIIVVYLLAMYLLFLNGIGI; encoded by the coding sequence ATGGTCTGGATACAATTTCTCATTACGTCGGCGATTGTGGTGTGGGCGGCGATTAAGCTGGCCGAGTATGGCGATGTGATCGCTGTGCGGACGAAGCTGGGCGGCCTGTTTGTGGGCACAATTTTTCTGGCCGGGGCAACATCACTGCCAGAAATGATTGCCTCTATCAGCTCTTTTCGTCTGGGGCAGCCGGATTTGGCCGCCGGTAATTTTTTCGGCAGCAATATGGTCAATATGGTGCTGTTGGCAATTGTGGACCTGGTGAATTACCAGGTCCCGCTGCTGCGGCGCGTTGCCGTGAGCCATGCCCTGACAGCGGCTCTGACCACGATATTGATGCTGGTGGCCGTCATTTTTATGCTGGCGAACATCAGTGTGATGATTGGCTGGGTGGGCATCGAGAGCATTTTACTTATCTTGCTGTACTTTGGCGGTATCTGGATGATTCAGCGCGAGAACCGGGGGGCGGCGGTGGTGGCAACGGCCGTTGCCCCTGAACCTGCCCCTGGTTTTCCCAGCCTGCGCCGCGGCGCTTTGGGGTTTGCGGCGGCGGCGGTGGTGTTGATGGCGGCCGTGCCATTGTTGGTTAGCAGCACCGCCGCCATCGCTGTACTCACCGGGCTGAGCGGCGGTTTTGTGGGTACGGCGCTGTTGAGCGTGGTCACGTCGCTGCCGGAACTGCTGGCGGCGCTGGCGGCTGTGCGTATCGGCGCGTTCGACATGGCGGTGGGCAACCTGATTGGTTCCAGTGTGTTTAACATGCTGGCGTTGGGATTTGCCGATTTCTTTTACGTCAACGGCCGTTTCCTGGGCGACATTGACGACAGCTTCGTTCTGGTAGCTGTCCTGGGCATCCTGCTAACCAATATGGCGCTCGTTGGCAACCTGGCCCGGGTGGAACGCAAATTCCTGTTCATCGAACTGGACGCCGTCGCCATTATCGTTGTTTATTTGTTGGCTATGTATCTCCTTTTCCTTAACGGCATTGGCATATAA
- a CDS encoding MFS transporter has product MSKQIPRWQLIVYSSGSLASAVSYQAFSTYIQFLYIDVYGLRAAWVGLTWSIYGLWNAFNDPLAGYLSDRTQTRWGRRIPWIAGSFIPLSITFYLLFVPPAGLSAQADVSLLLYFIFFVLAFDLLWTIAVMNWTALFPEMVPDEKQRANVSAWRQIFSVIGLMVGVALPPILAGEDWSGVRVVAGLVAVVTAVFFALSLLGSRERPEFTADEPLPLRESLRATMTNRNFLAFLGANLMVQFVFLALTSTTPFYTKYALRLQSDLTIGGVTLDVATQNSLFLASAFVVALLAMPVWARFTHRRGAWQALRLCCLTSAAIVLTLFLAYDFYSGLLAIMLFGASLAGLLMLTDLLIADLVDADELVTGARREGLYFGMNGFVIRLAFTIQGAITGTVLTLTRYVSPTPGVLYPEQPDTAVLGIRFMIAVIPALALAAAYFILGKYGLRGEELAEMRTAVAALHAHKQSQLPADR; this is encoded by the coding sequence ATGTCGAAACAGATTCCGCGTTGGCAGCTTATTGTCTATTCCTCTGGCTCGCTAGCCTCGGCCGTTTCCTACCAGGCATTCAGCACCTACATCCAATTCCTCTACATTGATGTCTATGGCCTACGCGCCGCCTGGGTTGGGCTAACTTGGTCCATCTATGGCCTTTGGAACGCCTTTAACGATCCCCTGGCTGGCTACCTGTCTGACCGCACCCAAACCCGTTGGGGTCGGCGCATCCCCTGGATAGCCGGTTCGTTTATCCCCCTCAGCATCACCTTTTACCTGCTGTTTGTGCCGCCGGCCGGTCTATCGGCCCAGGCGGATGTATCGCTGCTGCTTTATTTCATCTTCTTTGTCCTGGCCTTCGACTTGCTGTGGACCATCGCCGTGATGAACTGGACGGCGTTGTTCCCAGAAATGGTTCCCGACGAGAAGCAGCGCGCCAACGTTTCCGCCTGGCGGCAAATTTTTTCGGTGATCGGACTAATGGTGGGTGTGGCCCTGCCGCCCATTTTGGCCGGAGAGGATTGGAGCGGGGTGCGCGTGGTAGCGGGATTGGTGGCGGTGGTAACGGCCGTTTTCTTCGCCCTCTCCCTGCTTGGCAGCCGGGAACGGCCGGAATTTACCGCCGACGAACCCCTGCCCCTGCGCGAATCGCTGCGCGCCACAATGACCAATCGCAACTTTTTAGCCTTCTTGGGGGCCAATCTGATGGTGCAGTTTGTCTTCCTGGCCCTCACCTCTACCACGCCGTTTTACACCAAATACGCCCTACGCCTGCAATCGGACCTGACAATCGGCGGCGTAACGTTGGACGTGGCGACGCAGAACTCTCTTTTTCTGGCCTCGGCCTTTGTTGTGGCGCTGTTGGCGATGCCGGTTTGGGCCAGGTTCACCCACCGGCGCGGCGCGTGGCAGGCGCTGCGCCTCTGCTGCCTGACATCGGCGGCCATTGTGCTGACGTTGTTCCTGGCCTACGATTTTTACAGCGGCCTGCTGGCGATTATGCTGTTTGGGGCCAGTCTGGCCGGGCTGCTGATGCTGACCGATTTACTCATTGCCGACCTGGTGGACGCGGATGAATTGGTGACCGGAGCGCGGCGCGAAGGGCTGTATTTTGGCATGAATGGCTTTGTCATTCGCCTGGCCTTTACCATCCAGGGGGCCATCACCGGCACGGTGCTAACATTGACTCGTTATGTGTCGCCAACACCAGGAGTGCTGTATCCAGAGCAGCCGGACACGGCCGTATTAGGCATTCGTTTCATGATCGCCGTAATCCCGGCGCTGGCGCTGGCAGCGGCCTATTTTATTCTGGGGAAGTATGGGCTGCGTGGGGAAGAATTGGCGGAAATGCGCACGGCCGTTGCCGCCCTCCACGCCCACAAACAATCCCAACTCCCGGCTGATAGGTGA
- a CDS encoding DNA polymerase III subunit alpha, which yields MLSSPPMNSLNPARFTHLRVHSHYSLLGGTASVAQLAARAAQDGLKALALTDNHALYGAVAFNRACHAAGIQPILGLTAVLPPPEPHPTGLDSLSTLTGQIVLLADGPEGYRSLCRLTSLLQGSLERQAQPLLQWDELKAHRAGLICLDGGQQGWLYRYAQAGSARAAARYAGRLGSLFEENGFVGLEWQRAEDTAVLQEISAISQRFGLRPAVAQPVYCLAPDDAPLLPVLAAIAANCHVDAIPFDPARTVHWLSPANIAARFAAFPEALTAVHDIISQCQPSLPDGRTLWPTLALPQGQTAEAVLQEQASTGLKEKLVIHQHELTIDNWQLTIDNYASRLTHELAAINRCGFAPLFLVVADIVRFARATAVPVSTRGSVADSLVAYVLGITTVDPVANGLLFERFLNPARQGLPDIDLDFCSRRRDEVLHYVRRTYGPDRVALVATISTMQPKSAVRETAKAFGFDESGIKKLTALVPRGWHPDPRRREPIDLEAIVAQLDDDKSKNVFRLAFRLVGQPHHLSIHPGGLIITPGPLTDTVPVQFAPKGFLTTQYDHHDVEAIGLPKLDLLGIRALTVLADAAEMVCTRHDANFHLEAISLNDQATGDVLARGTTIGVFQCESTGAQRTLRQLQARSVWDLAVANAFFKPGPATGGMAKSFVRRYRGEEAITYLHPALEPILGPTQGVLLFQEQVLRVATEIAGLSWAQADRLRQGMSKFQAREMAALRLAFVHGCQRKAPDGPDFTPEQANTLWEQVAAFAGYGFNQGHATAYADVSYRSAYLKTHFPAEFLCARLADHGGFHHPAVYMAEARRLGIPVRPPHVNMSGRKVTLTELPILNPQSSIVHPPSPILWLGLGQVRDVRRESVKGIVAARPFSSLADLLERVSLHAKEVSHLIQCGALDGLGESRAALLAEAEAIGWAGSARQMAFAFARATPAPESAAQRLEWETHLLGLPISVHPLDLFAGQIERALPIRRLPQSRGQLVRIAGARLPGWTGGKGYFLDDGDDFVVVQGVERGDLPVGVAVVLDGRYRHDEWGTAWFQAAAVQKLNP from the coding sequence ATGTTATCATCCCCACCGATGAACAGCCTCAATCCTGCCCGCTTCACCCACCTGCGCGTCCACTCCCACTACTCCCTGCTCGGCGGCACGGCGTCGGTGGCCCAGTTGGCCGCCCGCGCCGCCCAAGACGGCCTGAAGGCCCTGGCCCTGACGGACAACCATGCCCTCTACGGTGCTGTCGCCTTTAACCGCGCCTGCCATGCCGCCGGAATCCAACCGATTCTTGGCCTGACGGCCGTTCTCCCCCCACCCGAGCCTCACCCCACCGGGTTAGACTCCCTCTCAACGCTTACCGGCCAGATTGTGCTGCTGGCCGATGGACCAGAAGGCTACCGCTCCCTCTGCCGTCTCACCTCGCTGCTGCAAGGCAGCCTGGAACGGCAGGCGCAGCCTCTGCTGCAATGGGACGAACTTAAAGCCCACCGCGCCGGTCTGATTTGCCTGGACGGCGGCCAGCAAGGCTGGTTGTACCGCTACGCGCAAGCGGGCAGCGCCCGGGCCGCCGCCCGCTACGCCGGCCGGTTGGGCAGCCTGTTTGAAGAGAACGGGTTCGTGGGGTTAGAGTGGCAGCGGGCGGAAGATACGGCCGTTCTCCAGGAAATCAGCGCCATCAGCCAGCGTTTCGGCCTGCGGCCGGCCGTCGCCCAACCTGTCTACTGCCTGGCGCCGGACGATGCACCGCTGCTGCCCGTGCTGGCAGCCATCGCCGCCAACTGTCACGTAGACGCCATCCCCTTCGACCCGGCCCGCACCGTCCACTGGCTCTCGCCGGCCAACATCGCCGCACGCTTCGCCGCCTTCCCCGAAGCGCTGACGGCCGTCCACGACATCATCAGCCAATGCCAACCCAGCCTGCCAGATGGCCGTACCCTCTGGCCCACCCTCGCCCTGCCCCAAGGCCAGACTGCCGAAGCAGTGTTGCAAGAGCAAGCGTCCACCGGACTGAAAGAGAAGCTGGTCATTCACCAACACGAATTGACAATTGACAATTGGCAATTGACAATTGACAATTACGCATCCCGCCTGACCCACGAACTTGCCGCCATCAACCGCTGCGGCTTTGCGCCGCTCTTCCTGGTAGTGGCCGACATTGTGCGCTTTGCGCGGGCAACGGCCGTGCCCGTCAGCACCCGCGGCAGCGTGGCCGATTCGTTGGTCGCCTACGTCCTGGGCATCACCACCGTAGACCCGGTCGCCAACGGCCTGTTGTTTGAACGCTTCCTCAACCCGGCGCGCCAGGGTCTGCCAGACATTGACCTCGATTTTTGCAGCCGCCGCCGCGACGAAGTGCTGCACTACGTGCGCCGCACCTACGGCCCCGACCGCGTCGCCCTCGTCGCCACCATCAGCACCATGCAGCCCAAATCGGCCGTGCGCGAGACGGCCAAAGCGTTTGGCTTCGATGAAAGCGGCATCAAGAAACTCACCGCCCTGGTCCCACGCGGCTGGCATCCCGACCCGCGCCGCCGCGAACCGATAGACCTGGAGGCCATCGTCGCCCAACTCGACGACGACAAAAGCAAAAATGTGTTCCGCCTGGCCTTCCGACTGGTGGGGCAGCCCCATCACCTCAGCATCCATCCTGGCGGTCTCATTATCACCCCCGGTCCACTGACGGACACTGTGCCGGTGCAGTTTGCGCCCAAAGGCTTCCTCACCACCCAATACGACCACCACGATGTGGAAGCCATCGGCCTGCCCAAGCTAGATTTACTGGGCATCCGCGCCCTCACCGTGCTGGCCGACGCCGCCGAAATGGTCTGCACCCGCCACGACGCTAACTTCCACCTGGAAGCCATCTCCCTGAACGATCAGGCCACCGGCGACGTATTGGCTCGCGGGACGACCATCGGCGTCTTTCAGTGTGAATCCACCGGGGCGCAGCGCACCTTGCGCCAACTTCAGGCGCGCTCCGTGTGGGATTTGGCCGTCGCCAATGCCTTCTTTAAACCCGGCCCGGCCACCGGCGGCATGGCAAAATCGTTTGTGCGCCGTTACCGGGGCGAGGAAGCCATCACGTACCTGCATCCGGCGCTGGAACCCATTTTAGGGCCAACGCAGGGCGTGCTGCTGTTTCAGGAACAGGTGCTGCGCGTCGCCACGGAAATCGCCGGGCTAAGTTGGGCGCAGGCCGACCGGCTGCGCCAGGGCATGAGCAAATTCCAGGCGCGCGAAATGGCCGCGCTGCGGTTGGCGTTTGTGCATGGCTGCCAACGCAAAGCGCCGGATGGCCCAGACTTTACGCCGGAACAGGCCAATACGCTCTGGGAACAGGTGGCCGCCTTTGCCGGGTACGGCTTTAACCAGGGACATGCCACCGCCTACGCCGACGTCAGTTACCGCTCCGCTTACCTGAAAACCCATTTCCCGGCCGAATTTCTTTGCGCCCGTTTGGCCGACCATGGCGGTTTCCACCACCCGGCCGTCTACATGGCCGAAGCGCGCCGCTTGGGCATCCCGGTGCGCCCGCCGCACGTGAACATGAGTGGGCGTAAGGTGACGTTGACAGAACTGCCAATCCTTAACCCCCAATCCTCAATCGTCCATCCCCCATCCCCCATCCTCTGGCTTGGCTTGGGCCAGGTGCGCGATGTGCGGCGGGAGTCGGTGAAGGGGATTGTGGCGGCACGGCCGTTCAGTTCTTTGGCCGATTTGTTGGAGCGGGTATCGCTGCACGCCAAAGAAGTCAGCCATCTTATTCAGTGCGGGGCGCTGGATGGATTGGGCGAGAGCCGGGCGGCGCTGCTGGCCGAAGCGGAGGCGATTGGGTGGGCGGGCAGCGCCCGGCAGATGGCCTTTGCCTTTGCCCGCGCCACGCCGGCGCCGGAAAGCGCGGCGCAGCGGCTAGAATGGGAGACCCATTTGCTGGGCCTGCCCATCAGCGTGCATCCGTTGGATTTGTTTGCCGGGCAAATCGAGCGGGCGCTGCCCATTCGCCGCCTGCCGCAGAGCCGGGGGCAGCTTGTGCGCATCGCCGGGGCGCGCTTGCCGGGCTGGACCGGCGGCAAAGGCTACTTCCTGGATGATGGCGACGATTTTGTCGTTGTGCAGGGGGTAGAAAGAGGTGATTTGCCGGTCGGTGTGGCGGTGGTGCTAGACGGCCGTTACCGCCACGACGAATGGGGTACGGCCTGGTTCCAGGCAGCGGCCGTGCAGAAGCTTAATCCCTGA
- a CDS encoding prephenate dehydrogenase, with product MLNARVTIVGLGLMGGSLALALRLAQRLATEPTATHLTVVDANPATRQAAARLADVVTADFAAGVGDADLVILATPVRSIIGLLAELARLRPEGCMVLDLGSTKGDICRAMAALPLGFQAIGGHPMCGKETAGFSAATPDLYRDKTFVLCQNERTTTAVEGLVLELLAIVGARPLFLPPDVHDTIVAGVSHLPYVVAAALMRTAAALRDDRAWAVSASGFRDTSRVAGTDPRMMLDILLTNRTAVLAQLQGYQDELNRVVTLLQTGDEAALTAWLTETQRQYREYRTMNEEGR from the coding sequence ATGTTGAACGCAAGGGTGACGATTGTTGGCCTGGGGTTGATGGGGGGATCGCTGGCGTTGGCGCTGCGATTGGCGCAGCGATTGGCGACGGAGCCGACCGCCACCCATCTAACGGTAGTGGACGCCAATCCGGCGACGCGGCAGGCGGCGGCGCGGCTGGCGGATGTGGTAACGGCCGATTTTGCCGCCGGTGTAGGCGACGCCGATTTGGTGATTCTGGCGACGCCGGTGCGCAGCATCATCGGGCTGCTGGCAGAGTTGGCGCGGCTGCGGCCAGAGGGCTGCATGGTGCTGGACCTGGGCAGCACGAAGGGCGATATTTGCCGGGCGATGGCGGCGCTGCCACTGGGCTTTCAGGCGATTGGCGGGCATCCGATGTGTGGTAAGGAGACGGCCGGGTTTAGCGCGGCGACACCGGATTTGTACCGGGACAAGACGTTTGTTTTGTGCCAGAATGAGCGGACGACGACGGCCGTTGAAGGGTTGGTCTTGGAGCTGTTGGCAATTGTGGGGGCACGGCCGTTATTCCTGCCGCCCGATGTGCATGATACGATTGTCGCCGGGGTGAGCCATCTGCCTTACGTGGTGGCCGCGGCGCTGATGCGCACGGCCGCTGCCCTGCGCGACGATCGGGCCTGGGCAGTCAGCGCCTCCGGCTTCCGCGACACATCGCGGGTGGCGGGCACGGACCCCAGGATGATGTTGGATATTTTGTTGACGAATAGGACGGCCGTTTTAGCCCAATTGCAGGGGTATCAGGACGAATTAAACCGGGTCGTCACCCTGCTGCAAACTGGCGATGAAGCGGCCCTGACCGCCTGGCTGACCGAAACACAACGCCAATACCGGGAATATCGAACGATGAACGAGGAGGGAAGATGA
- a CDS encoding glycosyltransferase family 39 protein, producing the protein MRWWEWVLLGLGLLAFAAQAALASPLKSAAFDEEYHIAAGYAYLKTGDFRLSTSHPPLVDVFGALPLLFLEGIVLPTDHPSWAQSDYFIFSDVFLWQANENPQQMLVYGRLAIISLATLLAAVLFVWARQMAGPAAGWIALVLAAFEPNLIASGRLLTTDLGLALLLTMTMWRLWLWLERPSRLNLLWVGILAGGAMAAKFTGLMVWPMIVGVALAWRVAAGEQPMTAGGWSALIRSLLSLAVVAYATLWAIYRFDVGLIPGSRFPWPIPAPFYPYSLWDTFMVIEEQPKAAYLLGEVSDRGWWSYFPVALALKTSLPLLGLTAVGLFIAVKKKGWGKTAVLWLPPLLFMLLAMTGRITIGYRHILPVVPFLIMLAAQIGQKLSADNITEARRQKIKKLPCPPCLRGANFSFFSLLIALLLVWHMVGSLRLWPHQEAYFNELAGGPENGRTLLVDSNVDWGQDLILLRQLLLEQGINQVYLGYFGTALPEKYGIAYQPIPGFIRFTAGAEIDAYNPYTPPPGWYAISETSKRLGLMLQNTDIYAYFQGKEPVACAGYSICLYRVDYPAATPLDRLVVNDGRSIADIAPEELGVSDGRRLIAKWVQAPGAIYPLGEGFTPPEGFQALGVDFGGALTLLGYVAAGKRPLPPVNPSLSPSIGRSPPGKWLRRAPARPRRWPPSSTSRRPPNPRRLWPSLTAGPLP; encoded by the coding sequence GTGCGATGGTGGGAATGGGTTTTGTTGGGCCTGGGGCTGCTGGCCTTTGCCGCGCAGGCGGCGCTGGCTTCGCCGCTGAAGTCGGCGGCGTTTGATGAGGAGTACCATATCGCCGCCGGGTACGCCTACCTGAAAACCGGCGATTTTCGCCTGTCCACCAGCCACCCGCCGCTGGTGGACGTGTTCGGCGCGCTGCCCCTGCTGTTCTTGGAGGGCATCGTGCTGCCCACCGACCACCCTTCTTGGGCGCAAAGCGACTACTTTATCTTCTCCGACGTGTTTTTGTGGCAGGCCAATGAGAATCCACAGCAGATGTTGGTGTACGGCCGTCTCGCCATCATCAGCCTTGCCACCCTCCTGGCCGCCGTCCTGTTTGTGTGGGCGCGGCAAATGGCCGGGCCGGCCGCCGGTTGGATCGCCCTCGTCCTGGCCGCCTTCGAGCCGAACCTTATCGCCAGCGGCCGTTTGTTAACCACCGATTTGGGTCTGGCGCTGCTGCTGACGATGACCATGTGGCGGCTGTGGTTGTGGTTGGAACGGCCGTCGCGCCTCAATTTGCTGTGGGTGGGCATCCTGGCCGGTGGCGCGATGGCTGCCAAATTCACCGGGCTGATGGTCTGGCCGATGATTGTGGGCGTGGCGCTGGCGTGGCGCGTGGCGGCTGGCGAGCAGCCAATGACGGCCGGCGGCTGGTCGGCGCTTATTCGCTCGCTTTTGTCCCTGGCGGTTGTCGCTTATGCCACCCTGTGGGCCATCTACCGCTTTGACGTGGGTCTCATTCCCGGCAGCCGCTTCCCCTGGCCCATTCCCGCGCCCTTTTACCCGTACAGCCTGTGGGACACGTTTATGGTCATTGAAGAGCAGCCCAAAGCGGCCTACCTGCTGGGGGAAGTGTCCGACCGGGGTTGGTGGAGTTATTTCCCGGTGGCCCTGGCGCTGAAAACGTCGCTGCCACTGTTGGGTTTAACGGCCGTTGGCCTGTTCATCGCCGTCAAAAAAAAGGGATGGGGCAAAACGGCCGTTCTCTGGCTGCCCCCCTTGCTCTTTATGCTCCTGGCAATGACCGGTCGCATCACCATTGGCTACCGCCACATTTTGCCTGTTGTGCCCTTCCTCATCATGCTGGCGGCGCAAATTGGACAAAAACTGTCGGCAGATAACATCACCGAGGCACGGAGGCAAAAAATCAAAAAACTTCCGTGCCCTCCGTGCCTCCGTGGTGCAAACTTCTCCTTCTTCTCTCTTCTGATTGCCTTGCTGCTGGTGTGGCATATGGTCGGGTCGCTGCGTTTGTGGCCGCATCAGGAGGCGTATTTTAATGAACTGGCCGGCGGGCCGGAAAACGGCCGTACCCTGCTGGTAGATTCCAACGTGGATTGGGGCCAGGACCTCATCCTGCTGCGCCAGCTGTTGCTTGAGCAGGGCATAAACCAGGTGTACCTGGGCTATTTTGGCACGGCGCTGCCAGAGAAATACGGCATTGCCTACCAGCCCATTCCCGGCTTTATCCGTTTCACCGCCGGGGCGGAGATAGACGCCTACAACCCGTATACACCGCCGCCTGGCTGGTACGCCATCAGCGAAACGAGCAAACGCCTGGGGCTGATGCTGCAAAACACAGACATCTACGCCTATTTTCAGGGCAAAGAGCCGGTGGCCTGCGCCGGGTATTCCATTTGCCTTTACCGGGTAGATTATCCGGCGGCGACGCCATTAGACCGGCTGGTGGTGAATGACGGCCGTTCCATCGCCGACATTGCGCCAGAGGAACTGGGTGTGTCTGACGGCCGTCGTCTCATCGCCAAATGGGTGCAGGCGCCGGGGGCGATTTACCCTCTGGGCGAAGGCTTCACGCCGCCGGAAGGCTTTCAGGCATTGGGCGTTGACTTTGGCGGAGCGTTGACGTTGTTGGGCTATGTGGCGGCTGGGAAACGGCCGTTGCCCCCGGTCAACCCCTCGCTCTCACCCTCTATTGGCAGGTCGCCTCCGGGCAAGTGGCTGCGCCGCGCCCCAGCCAGGCCGCGCCGCTGGCCGCCTTCATCCACCTCTCGGCGGCCGCCAAACCCGCGCAGATTGTGGCCCAGTTTGACGGCTGGCCCACTGCCCTGA